Below is a genomic region from Holosporales bacterium.
TACTCCCCAAGTCCATTGCTTAGCTGCCCAAACTTAAATACTATACGAAGCATACTGTACTCCTTGCCAAATTTGAAGCAAGTAAACTGGGTTTGTGTATGAATAAAAAAATAAATAAGAAAGTTTTGGTCACCGGAGCAAACGGATTCATCGGGCGTACGGTAGCTGAATACCTGATGAGCAGTGGATATGATGTGACTGGTTTGATTAGACTAGTCAAAAAAGACGTATCTGCCGGCAGCCCGGCGTCGGCGCTGGCGGGTGCGGGCGGGGGGGGGGCCGTGGCGGGGTATG
It encodes:
- a CDS encoding NAD-dependent epimerase/dehydratase family protein, whose product is MNKKINKKVLVTGANGFIGRTVAEYLMSSGYDVTGLIRLVKKDVSAGSPASALAGAGGGGAVAGY